CTGGTCAACGACGTTTCCGGCAATCAGGCCCAGGGTGCCACCGCAAGCTTGAGGTGCTCTTGGTGTCCATCGGCGGCCGCGGCGACCAGCGCCGGAAGCTCCTCCAGACCAACAGTGCGGTCCACGACGGGCGCGAAGCGGCCCGTCTGGATGCGGAGCAACTCCAGCGTCTCGGGCATCTCGTCGGCGAAGACGTGAGCGCCGGTGATGACGATCTCGCGTGCGATGATCACGTTCGTGTCGAGTTCCTCTGGGTAGTGGTGGAGCGCGATGGCGGCGACGGTTCCGCCCGGCCGCACCATGAGGGCGGCCGTTGAGATCGACCCGCCGGAACCCGCGCAGTCGAAGCAGGCGTCGAACCCATCAGCGCCGGCAGGCAAGGCGCCCGGGGCGACGACCGACCGACCGGTGATCCTGCGCGCGACCTGCGCCCGCCCGCGATTCGGCTCCACAAGCAGGACCTCAATCGCCTCAGGGATTACGAGGGCCTGGAGCACGCCGATTGGACCGGCGCCGAGGATGGCAACGCGCGCAACGTCACGCGCGACAGCGCGCAGGCGGGACCAAGCGTGCAGCGCCACCGCGGTTGGTTCGGCGAGGACGGCCACCTCGAACGGCAGACCGTCTGGAATCGTCCAGACGTGATCGCCGGGCACGACCACCGATTGGGCGAACCCACCGTCGCAGACCTCGCCCAGGAAACCGAGCTGTGGGCAGCGCTGGAGTTGTCCCTCGAGGCATCGGGCGCAGATGTGGCATGGGACCCGCGAGTCCAGCACGACCCGGCGCGAGGCAAGGTACTCGCAGCCCTCCCCGACCTTCTCGACGACTCCCGCCACTTCGTGACCTGGCACCACGGGGAAGCGGGTCACGAACTCGCCCGTCCTCCAGACGTGCACGTCCGACCCGCACAGGCCGGCCCGGGCAACGCGCACCCGTACCTCGCCGAAGCCTGGATTCGGGTCCGGCAGCTCGCGCACGCGGAGGTCCCGAGGTCCGGCGAGGACGGCTCCGATCATCGTCGGTGTCGGTCCATCGTTCGCCGCACCCTCATCGTGCCCGAACGGTCCGCTCGATAACCCCGACGACCCGCCGCATGTCGTCCGGCCGCCCCAGGCTCACCCGTGCCCATCCGGGCACGCCGAGGGTCGCGCCCGGCCGAACAGTGATGCCCTCCGCGAGGAGCGCCACCGGCCAGCTGTCGCGATCCTCGACTAGGAGGAAGTTCGCCTGCGACGGCACGTAGCCGAGCTCGACACGGTCACACGCGTCGACGAGGACCGACATCGCGACTGCCGTCTCACGAACCGTCATCTCGACGTGGGCCGCGTCTTCCAGCGCGGCAGCCGCTGCGGCCAGCGATATCGCGGTGACATTGAATGGTGGGCGGATCCGCTCAACCGGCTCCAGCACGGCCGCTGAGGCGATCGCGTACCCGACGCGGAGGCCAGCCAAGCCGTAGGCTTTTGAGAAGGTTCGGGTGACGACGAGGCTCGGGTGCCGGTCGAGAAGGTCGACGGCGGTCAGGCGGATCGCCGGGTCCATGAACTCGTAGTAAGCCTCGTCGACGACGACCATGCAGTCGGACGGAACGCGCTCGACGAAGGCTCGCAGGTCGTCCGGCCGGACGGCGGTCCCGGTCGGGTTGTGCGGGTTCGCCACGAAGACGCAGCCCTGCGCCACGGCCGCCGCCGCCATCGCCTCCAGGTCGTGTGTATGGTCGCGGAGTGGCACGAGCACGATCTCGGCACCCATCGATCGCGCCGCGACCGCATGGATGCCGTATGGCGGCGCGGCCATCACGGCGCGTCGCCCGGGCTCCAGGTATGCCCGGGTCAGCAGGTAGAAGGTTTCGTCGCTGCCGGTGCCGAGCAGGATCTGGTCTGGCGCGACGCCGTGTCGCTCGGCGAGCCGCGCTCGCAGCAAACTCGACCCCCCGTCGGGGTAGCGCTCGGCGCTTTCGAGCGCAGTTCGAGCCGCCTCGACGGCCCGCGGCGAAGGACCAAACGGGTTCTCGTTCGAGGCGAGCTTGAGGGCGCGATCCGCGGACGCAGCTGGCGCGGCGCCCGGCACATACGGGACGATCGCGTCGAGGGCGGCGCGTGGCTTGATCGGCACCTGTTGAGTCCCCTGGAACGTCGAGAGCAGGATGGGTCGCCTGATCAGTCGAGGGTCCCCTTGACTCCGACGGTCAGACCGGCTCGCCATGGAAGAGGCGCGAAACAGCCGCGGAGTGCGACCGCGAACGCCCGTGCAGCGGCCTCCCAGGAGTGGTGCGGATCACGGCCTTCGATAACCCGCAACCGGAGCGTGCAGCGAGCTCCCTGGGCGAACCCCTCATAGAACGCGACCATGTCGGCGCCGGTCGTGTCCTCGACCTGCTCCACGCGTGAGCCCTCCGCCTTGCGGTCGATGAAGTGCATCGACCGACCCTCGAACGAGAGCGCACAGAACGCAAGCGCCTCGTCCATCGCCATCCATGCCCCAGAAGCTCCTTCGACCCCGTCGTCGATGGCGCGCGTGATCAGGGCGCCGATCCCGAGCCCGAGCGCCATCCCGATGTCCTCGCAGACGACGTGCCGCAGGGCGAACGTCTTCGCCGCGAAGCGGACGTTCAGGTTGAGCCCGCCATGCCAGGCGATCATCTCCAGCATATGGTTGAAGAAGGCGATCCCGGTGTCCAGCGACGGCTCCTGGCGCGGCCCGAGCCCCACGTCCAGGCGGACGTCCGCCTCACGGGTTGTCCGCGCCACGACCGCGTGGCCGTCCCTGATCTCGACCTGCATTCCACGGTAGCTCTCGGGCATGGGACCCTCCAGAAGTCAGGGGCTGACGAAAACGGGCATCCCGCTGATAGCACGCCGCGGGTTGTCCACGAGGAGCCGGTCGACCTCGGCGGCCGACAGGCCCGCCGTCCGCAGTCCAGGCGCAACTCCGGTCAGCAGGTGGTCGTAGCCCCGACCGCCGAACGCGTGGAGCTGGGTCTTCGTGCAGACGTCCTGGGCGAGGAGGAGGCGATCGGACCAGCCTTCCTCGTGGGCCGCGACGACGGCGGCGGTCCGCGAGGTGTCGGACGGCATGCCGCGGTCGCCGTAGGCGTCCTCGTCGCCCCAGATGTCGATGCCGACGAAGGCTCCGCGAGCGGCGAGCGAACGCGCATAGGCCACGTCTGCCAGTGACGGGTCGAGATGACAGAGGACGACTCGATCGAGGTCGACGCCGGCGTGCTCGCATCGGTCCAGGACATCGTGGCCGGCCCGGCCCCACGGGTCGAGATGAACGAATAGCGTCCGCCCGGTCTCGCGCTGGGCGGCGCACGCACCGCTGAGGACGCGTGCCTCGGCAGGGTCGATCGGGTTCGAGGTGCCGATCTCGCCAATGACGCCGGCCCGGATTCCGTCGGGACCAGCCAAGAGGTCCAGGAGGATCTCGTCTCGGAACGCCTCGGGTGGCGGTCGTGGAGCTCCCGCGGATGAGCGGCCGCGATGTAGTGGCCGCAGCCCATGACGACAAGCACTCCGGTTGCTTCGCTAACGGTCCGCAGCCGGGTCGGCGACCGCCCGATGTCGTCGAGAGTCAGGTCGACGAGCGTTCGCCCTCCGGCGGCCCGAAACCGCCCGACCTCCTCAATCGCGACCGAGAGGTCGTCGAGGATAAGGTTGTCCCGAACGGCGAACGGATTGGCCCGCACGGTCGCCTCCGTCGACGCGTCCACCCGGCTCGCGGCGGGCGCGCGGCCGTCGTCGTCCGTCGGCGGATCAAACCAGCACTCGATGTTGATGAAGATATGCTCGTGCGGACTCGTCGGTCCGAGCGCGCTGGCTGCCACGGGCCCCGTGACGGTCCAAACCATCCCGGGCATGTCGCTCACTGAAATGCGGCTGGGGGTATTCACCCGATCCCCGCGGCGACGCCAGGTTCTGCCCGGAGCGACTCTTCGCGGATGGACGCAAGGATTCGGCCCCGGAGCGCGGCGAAGGCCGGCGTCTCCTGGATCTCGAAATGGCGCGGCCGGGGGAGGTCGATCGAAAGCTCTTCCTTCAGTCTCCCCGGTCGGTTGGACATGATGACCACGCGGTCCGAGATGAAGACCGCTTCGTCGACGTCGTGGGTGACGAACATCACGGTGAGGCGATGGGACTCCCAGACGCGCGTCAGAAGCTCCTGCATGAGAAGCCGTGTCTGGGCATCAAGGGCGCCAAATGGCTCGTCCATCAGCAGGATCCTCGGCCGGTAACAGAGCGCGCGGGCGATCGCCACGCGCTGCTTCATTCCGCCGGAAAGCTGGCGCGGATACGCGTCAGCAAACCCGCCGAGACCCACCACGTCGAGGTGTTGGCCGGCCGCCTTCCGCCGCTCGCTCGCGGTCATCCGCTCACCCCGGAGCGCAAATTCAACATTGGCACGGGCGGTCATCCAGGGAAAGAGCGTGTATGTCTGGAAGACGACGCCACGGTCGCGTCCGGGCCCACCGATCGGCTTGCCGTCGACGAGAACGACGCCCTTGGTCGGTTCGATCAGGCCCGCCACGATCGAAAGAAGTGTGGACTTGCCGCAGCCCGACGTTCCGGCGATCGAGACGAACTCGTTCTCGGCCAGTCGCAGCGAGATCGGTCCCAGCGC
The sequence above is drawn from the Chloroflexota bacterium genome and encodes:
- the hisC gene encoding histidinol-phosphate transaminase yields the protein MPIKPRAALDAIVPYVPGAAPAASADRALKLASNENPFGPSPRAVEAARTALESAERYPDGGSSLLRARLAERHGVAPDQILLGTGSDETFYLLTRAYLEPGRRAVMAAPPYGIHAVAARSMGAEIVLVPLRDHTHDLEAMAAAAVAQGCVFVANPHNPTGTAVRPDDLRAFVERVPSDCMVVVDEAYYEFMDPAIRLTAVDLLDRHPSLVVTRTFSKAYGLAGLRVGYAIASAAVLEPVERIRPPFNVTAISLAAAAAALEDAAHVEMTVRETAVAMSVLVDACDRVELGYVPSQANFLLVEDRDSWPVALLAEGITVRPGATLGVPGWARVSLGRPDDMRRVVGVIERTVRAR
- a CDS encoding alcohol dehydrogenase catalytic domain-containing protein, translating into MIGAVLAGPRDLRVRELPDPNPGFGEVRVRVARAGLCGSDVHVWRTGEFVTRFPVVPGHEVAGVVEKVGEGCEYLASRRVVLDSRVPCHICARCLEGQLQRCPQLGFLGEVCDGGFAQSVVVPGDHVWTIPDGLPFEVAVLAEPTAVALHAWSRLRAVARDVARVAILGAGPIGVLQALVIPEAIEVLLVEPNRGRAQVARRITGRSVVAPGALPAGADGFDACFDCAGSGGSISTAALMVRPGGTVAAIALHHYPEELDTNVIIAREIVITGAHVFADEMPETLELLRIQTGRFAPVVDRTVGLEELPALVAAAADGHQEHLKLAVAPWA
- a CDS encoding ABC transporter ATP-binding protein, with the protein product MTIGAVREGDVPRLEIRDLEKIFEGPRPVAALGPISLRLAENEFVSIAGTSGCGKSTLLSIVAGLIEPTKGVVLVDGKPIGGPGRDRGVVFQTYTLFPWMTARANVEFALRGERMTASERRKAAGQHLDVVGLGGFADAYPRQLSGGMKQRVAIARALCYRPRILLMDEPFGALDAQTRLLMQELLTRVWESHRLTVMFVTHDVDEAVFISDRVVIMSNRPGRLKEELSIDLPRPRHFEIQETPAFAALRGRILASIREESLRAEPGVAAGIG